Genomic segment of Hymenobacter aquaticus:
AGGCGCGGCCGCTGGCCAACGGCAAAGCCAACACCTGGGCCGGGGAAGTGCAGCTGTTCCCCAACCCCGCTACCGGCGGCGCCGTAACGGTGGCCGTTAGCGGCGTGGCCGGGGCCACGGCCGAGCTGACGCTGCTCAATGGCGTTGGGCAGCGCGTATGGCAGCACACCGCCGCCATTACGGCCCGGGAGCTGCGCGGCAGCGTGCCCGTAGCGGGCTTGGCCAAAGGCATCTATACGCTGCAGGTTCGCAGCAGCGCCGGTCTGCTCACCCGCAAGCTGGTAGTACAGTAGAGTTTTAACGAATAGAAAAAATACTAGACCCCACGAGAATGATCAATCTGTCAATCCGCCGCATTGCCCTGTGCATCCTATTTCTCGGCGTAACTCAACTACCGGTACTGGCTCAGGGCCCCGGCAATGGCGGTCCGCAGCCGGGCGCCACCAATGCTCCCATCGACGGCGGCGCCAGCCTGCTGTTAGCCGGGGGCGTTGCTCTGGGCCTGCGCCGCTTGCGCCGTCGGCAGGCTTAGCGCTCCGCTAGTAGGTTGCGG
This window contains:
- a CDS encoding PID-CTERM protein-sorting domain-containing protein; this translates as MINLSIRRIALCILFLGVTQLPVLAQGPGNGGPQPGATNAPIDGGASLLLAGGVALGLRRLRRRQA